A region from the Variovorax paradoxus genome encodes:
- a CDS encoding oxepin-CoA hydrolase, alternative type translates to MSDDKTVLISQQGAVRILTNSNPGARNAITPTLYAELRAALADAANDPEVGAVVFTGAGDFFCSGGDLNLLARRRELPASERREKLEGLHDLIRDIRDFGKPVIAAVEGGAAGAGLSMALACDMLVSARDALYTVAYVKVGLTPDGGATAFLAEFVSRQVLTEMCLTGDRMPAERLHALGAVNRLTDKGAALAEAIALAAKVADGPQRASARIKTLCRQAHRATLEQQLEAEAVYMVESQADAEAAEGIGAFLGKRKADFAALHRKKQDAP, encoded by the coding sequence ATGAGCGACGACAAGACCGTCCTGATCTCGCAGCAAGGCGCCGTGCGCATCCTGACCAACAGCAACCCCGGCGCACGCAACGCGATCACGCCGACGCTCTACGCGGAGCTGCGCGCCGCGCTCGCCGATGCGGCGAACGACCCCGAAGTCGGCGCCGTCGTGTTCACCGGTGCGGGCGATTTCTTCTGCTCCGGCGGCGACCTCAACCTTTTGGCCAGGCGCCGCGAACTGCCCGCCTCGGAGCGGCGCGAAAAGCTCGAAGGCCTGCACGACCTGATCCGCGACATCCGCGATTTCGGCAAGCCGGTCATCGCGGCCGTCGAAGGCGGTGCAGCGGGCGCGGGCCTCTCGATGGCGCTGGCCTGCGACATGCTGGTGTCGGCGCGCGATGCGCTCTACACGGTGGCCTATGTCAAGGTCGGCCTCACGCCCGACGGCGGCGCCACGGCCTTCCTTGCGGAATTCGTCTCGCGCCAGGTGCTGACCGAGATGTGCCTGACCGGCGACCGCATGCCGGCCGAGCGCCTGCATGCGCTGGGCGCGGTCAACCGGCTGACCGACAAGGGCGCCGCACTGGCCGAGGCCATCGCGCTCGCGGCCAAGGTGGCCGACGGCCCGCAGCGCGCAAGCGCACGCATCAAAACGCTGTGCCGCCAGGCGCACCGCGCCACGCTCGAGCAGCAGCTCGAGGCCGAGGCCGTGTACATGGTCGAGTCGCAGGCCGACGCCGAAGCGGCCGAAGGCATCGGCGCCTTCCTCGGCAAGCGCAAGGCCGATTTCGCCGCGCTGCACCGCAAGAAGCAGGACGCGCCCTGA
- a CDS encoding Bug family tripartite tricarboxylate transporter substrate binding protein, translated as MAFPSSRSLRNPARRALLALALPLLAGAAFAQAWPSKPITFVVPFPPGGPTDVATRIVAQKMSQGLKQNILVDNRSGASGTIGAAVAAKAAPDGYTFVMLATPTLLAAHLYGQTPYDIFKSFTPVGTVYDLPIVMVVNPKVLPGVNGLQDLIAKARAEGGKLNYTTAGAGSFGHLTTEQLKNIGKFEMQHVPYRGSAPAVTDLIGGQVPAMFSDLVAVMPHIRSGTLRAIAVGSGKRVSLLPDVKTVSEQGFPGFDATSWGGLLAPAGTPRDVVDRMSAELKTALADKEVQDKLEGVGSFAAYRTAEQTGVRMRQDFERWGKVIRDNKITNQ; from the coding sequence ATGGCATTTCCTTCTTCCCGCTCCCTTCGCAATCCCGCACGCCGCGCACTCCTTGCCCTGGCCCTTCCGCTCCTGGCCGGTGCCGCCTTCGCGCAGGCCTGGCCGTCCAAGCCGATCACATTCGTCGTGCCCTTTCCGCCCGGCGGCCCGACCGACGTCGCCACGCGCATCGTGGCGCAGAAGATGTCGCAGGGCCTGAAGCAGAACATCCTCGTCGACAACCGCAGCGGCGCCTCGGGCACCATCGGCGCGGCGGTGGCCGCCAAGGCTGCGCCCGACGGCTACACCTTCGTGATGCTGGCCACGCCCACGCTGCTGGCCGCGCACCTCTACGGCCAGACGCCCTACGACATCTTCAAGAGCTTCACGCCCGTGGGCACGGTGTACGACCTGCCGATCGTGATGGTGGTGAACCCGAAGGTGCTGCCCGGCGTGAACGGCCTGCAGGACCTGATCGCCAAGGCCAGGGCCGAGGGCGGCAAGCTCAACTACACGACCGCCGGCGCCGGCAGCTTCGGCCACCTGACGACCGAGCAGCTCAAGAACATCGGCAAGTTCGAGATGCAGCATGTGCCCTACCGCGGCAGCGCGCCGGCCGTGACCGACCTGATCGGCGGGCAGGTGCCTGCGATGTTCTCGGACCTGGTGGCGGTGATGCCGCACATTCGCTCGGGCACGCTGCGCGCCATCGCGGTCGGCTCGGGCAAGCGCGTGAGCCTGCTGCCGGATGTGAAGACGGTCTCCGAGCAGGGCTTCCCGGGCTTCGATGCCACTTCCTGGGGCGGCCTGCTGGCGCCGGCGGGCACACCCAGGGACGTGGTCGATCGCATGAGCGCCGAGCTGAAGACCGCGCTGGCCGACAAGGAAGTGCAGGACAAGCTCGAGGGCGTCGGCTCCTTCGCGGCCTACCGCACGGCCGAGCAGACCGGCGTGCGCATGCGCCAGGACTTCGAGCGTTGGGGCAAGGTCATTCGCGACAACAAGATCACGAACCAGTAA
- a CDS encoding CaiB/BaiF CoA transferase family protein has product MPMLNSSLPLAGVRVLDLSRILAGPWCGMVLADMGAEVIKVEHPGRGDDTRDWGLRVGKTETAYFNSVNRNKRSVTLDLQTPEGQQIARDLAKQCDVVIQNFKFGGIDKLGLGYEQLSKEQPGLIYCSISGYDRTGPEAARPGYDLVVQGEAGLMALNGEASQPPLKFGVAMVDLFTGMYSAQAVLAALYQREKTGKGRHVEMALFDCGLMITAYYGLEALLMSEDPPRYGNSHPSIVPYGVFDAADGPLVITVGNNAQFARFCTEVIERPDLAADERFKTNILRSANRAVLLPELHAELARRQRADLLARLSASGIPCGEVLGLLEALNSKRATDAGLVTTQPHPVAGKVNVLAPPYRFDGERLPVRSAPPQLGEGTHEVLQSLLGLSDDRLAQLKTNGVV; this is encoded by the coding sequence ATGCCCATGCTGAATTCCTCGCTGCCGCTCGCCGGCGTGCGCGTCCTCGATTTGTCCCGCATCCTCGCGGGCCCCTGGTGCGGCATGGTGCTGGCCGACATGGGCGCCGAGGTCATCAAGGTCGAGCACCCGGGCCGCGGCGACGACACGCGCGACTGGGGCCTGCGCGTCGGCAAGACCGAGACCGCCTACTTCAACAGCGTGAACCGCAACAAGCGCTCGGTCACGCTCGACCTGCAGACGCCCGAAGGCCAGCAGATCGCGCGCGACCTCGCAAAGCAGTGCGACGTGGTGATCCAGAACTTCAAGTTCGGCGGCATCGACAAGCTGGGCCTGGGCTACGAACAGCTCAGCAAGGAGCAGCCGGGCCTCATCTACTGCTCGATCTCGGGCTATGACCGCACCGGCCCCGAGGCCGCGCGCCCGGGCTACGACCTCGTGGTGCAGGGCGAGGCCGGCCTGATGGCGCTCAACGGCGAGGCCAGCCAGCCGCCGCTGAAGTTCGGCGTGGCCATGGTCGACCTGTTCACCGGCATGTATTCGGCGCAGGCCGTGCTCGCGGCGCTCTACCAGCGCGAGAAGACCGGCAAGGGCCGCCATGTGGAAATGGCCCTCTTCGACTGCGGCCTGATGATCACGGCCTACTACGGCCTCGAAGCGCTCCTGATGAGCGAAGACCCGCCGCGCTACGGCAACTCGCATCCGTCGATCGTGCCCTATGGCGTGTTCGACGCGGCCGACGGCCCGCTCGTGATCACCGTGGGCAACAACGCGCAGTTCGCGCGCTTCTGCACCGAGGTGATCGAGCGGCCCGACCTCGCGGCCGACGAGCGCTTCAAGACCAACATCCTGCGTTCGGCGAACCGCGCGGTGTTGCTGCCCGAGCTGCACGCGGAACTCGCCAGGCGCCAGCGCGCCGACCTGCTGGCCAGGCTCAGCGCCTCGGGCATTCCCTGCGGCGAAGTGCTCGGCCTGCTCGAGGCGCTCAACTCCAAGCGCGCGACCGACGCGGGCCTGGTCACGACGCAGCCGCATCCGGTCGCCGGCAAGGTCAACGTGCTGGCGCCGCCCTACCGCTTCGACGGCGAGCGCCTGCCCGTGCGCAGCGCACCGCCGCAACTGGGCGAAGGCACGCACGAGGTGCTGCAGTCCCTGCTCGGCCTGTCGGACGACAGGCTCGCGCAACTGAAAACGAACGGCGTCGTCTGA
- a CDS encoding acyl-CoA dehydrogenase family protein, whose amino-acid sequence MNFAHTEDRRMLADSLNRFIAEQYAFDARDRIAKSAHGFSKEIFQNFAELGVIGALFSEADGGFGGGGFDIAVVFEALGRGLVVEPLLGAVMVGEALSAAGSDAQKEKIGDIINGVTVAAFAHDEADTHYERTRVQTRAERTGDGWVLNGAKAVVPQGEQADLFLVSARTSGSFDDEAGISLFLVPAKTAGLTVRGCPAIDGGRVAELTLDGVKLGADALLGTEGQGHATLERAIGRGVLALCAEALGAMEAAKTATLDYLRTRKQFGTLIGSFQALQHRMADLLLEIEQARSAVINAAAAIDGTDRVARERALSAAKFSIGRIGALVAEESIQMHGGIGMTWELPLPHYAKRLVMIDHQFGDEDHHLQRYIALGQEAVQ is encoded by the coding sequence ATGAACTTCGCACACACCGAAGACCGGCGCATGCTCGCCGACAGCCTGAACCGTTTCATCGCCGAGCAGTACGCCTTCGATGCGCGTGACCGCATCGCAAAGTCCGCGCACGGTTTCAGCAAGGAAATCTTCCAGAATTTCGCCGAACTGGGCGTGATCGGCGCGCTGTTCAGCGAAGCCGATGGCGGCTTCGGCGGGGGTGGCTTCGACATCGCCGTGGTCTTCGAGGCGCTGGGCCGCGGGCTCGTGGTCGAGCCGCTGCTGGGCGCGGTGATGGTCGGCGAGGCGCTCAGCGCTGCCGGCAGCGATGCGCAGAAGGAAAAGATCGGCGACATCATCAACGGCGTGACCGTCGCGGCCTTTGCGCACGACGAGGCCGATACGCACTACGAACGCACGCGTGTGCAGACCCGCGCCGAACGCACTGGCGATGGCTGGGTGCTGAACGGCGCCAAGGCTGTCGTGCCGCAGGGCGAGCAGGCCGACCTGTTCCTGGTTTCGGCCCGCACCTCGGGCAGCTTCGACGACGAAGCCGGCATCTCGCTGTTCCTCGTGCCCGCGAAGACGGCAGGCCTCACGGTGCGCGGCTGCCCCGCCATCGACGGCGGCCGCGTCGCCGAACTCACGCTCGACGGCGTGAAGCTCGGCGCCGACGCGCTGCTCGGCACCGAAGGCCAGGGACACGCCACACTGGAACGCGCCATCGGCCGCGGCGTGCTCGCGCTGTGCGCCGAAGCGCTCGGCGCGATGGAAGCCGCCAAGACCGCCACGCTCGACTACCTGCGCACGCGCAAGCAGTTCGGCACGCTGATCGGCAGCTTCCAGGCGCTGCAGCACCGCATGGCCGACCTGCTGCTCGAGATCGAACAGGCCCGCTCGGCCGTGATCAATGCCGCAGCCGCCATCGACGGCACGGACCGCGTGGCGCGCGAGCGCGCGCTGTCGGCGGCCAAGTTCAGCATCGGGCGCATCGGCGCGCTGGTGGCCGAAGAGAGCATCCAGATGCACGGCGGCATCGGCATGACGTGGGAGCTGCCGCTGCCGCACTACGCCAAGCGGCTCGTGATGATCGACCACCAGTTCGGCGACGAAGACCACCACCTGCAGCGCTACATCGCGCTGGGCCAGGAGGCTGTTCAATGA
- a CDS encoding Bug family tripartite tricarboxylate transporter substrate binding protein, translating to MNNAAFTTRRALHGLAIASLALTTTTTGWAQTYPTKPIRMVVPFAAGGATDVLARVVGEKMAAGLGQPVIIDNKPGAAGIIGTDAVAKAPADGYTLVLALSNSLLTNQFLYQKLPYDTQRDLTLVYQIATAPLVLVVHPSVPVKSGPELLKYVAANKGRVAYGSYGVGAYPHLAGAHMSLTQKAEMNHVAYKGESPMLQDLIGGQIQMAFASALVAKPHIEAGKLRAIGVSGERRMATLANVPTLAEQGLDDEAYRVTGWLAIAMPAGTPKPIVQRIAEEVGKATRQPDVQARVAAMGFDLKESSPEAFAAVYKKESPVWERLIKDSGAKLE from the coding sequence ATGAACAACGCCGCATTCACCACCCGCCGAGCCTTGCACGGCCTGGCCATTGCATCGCTCGCGCTCACGACCACCACGACCGGCTGGGCGCAAACCTACCCGACCAAGCCGATCCGCATGGTGGTGCCCTTTGCCGCGGGCGGCGCCACCGACGTGCTGGCCCGCGTGGTGGGCGAGAAGATGGCGGCGGGCCTGGGCCAGCCCGTGATCATCGACAACAAGCCCGGCGCCGCCGGCATCATCGGCACCGATGCGGTGGCCAAGGCGCCGGCCGACGGCTACACCCTGGTGCTGGCGCTGAGCAATTCGCTTCTCACCAACCAGTTCCTCTATCAGAAGCTGCCCTACGACACGCAGCGCGACCTCACGCTGGTCTACCAGATCGCCACTGCGCCGCTGGTGCTGGTGGTGCACCCCAGCGTGCCAGTGAAGAGCGGGCCCGAGCTTTTGAAGTACGTGGCCGCCAACAAGGGCAGGGTGGCCTACGGCTCATACGGCGTGGGCGCCTACCCGCACCTGGCCGGCGCGCACATGAGCCTCACGCAGAAGGCCGAGATGAACCACGTCGCCTACAAGGGCGAGTCGCCGATGCTGCAGGACCTGATCGGCGGCCAGATCCAGATGGCCTTTGCGAGCGCGCTGGTGGCCAAGCCCCACATCGAAGCCGGCAAGCTCCGGGCCATCGGCGTGAGCGGCGAGCGCCGCATGGCCACGCTCGCCAACGTGCCCACGCTGGCCGAGCAGGGCCTGGACGACGAGGCCTACCGCGTGACGGGCTGGCTCGCCATTGCCATGCCGGCCGGCACGCCCAAGCCAATCGTGCAGCGCATTGCCGAGGAAGTGGGCAAGGCCACCCGCCAGCCTGACGTGCAGGCGCGCGTGGCGGCGATGGGCTTCGACCTGAAGGAGAGCTCGCCCGAGGCCTTTGCCGCCGTCTACAAGAAGGAAAGCCCGGTCTGGGAGCGGCTGATCAAGGATTCGGGCGCCAAGCTCGAATAG
- a CDS encoding acetyl-CoA C-acyltransferase gives MREAVIVSTARTPLTKAHRGEFNITPGPTLAAFAVKAAVERSGLDPALIEDAILGCGYPEGTTGRNIARQAIIRAGLPISIAGTTVNRFCASGLQAIAMAAGRIVVDGAPAMIAGGVESISQIRGRSPGDGGDLTMDPWIVEHKPALYMAMIETADIVAQRYGISRETQDRFSAESQRKTEEAQLAGRYRDEIVACTTTMAVTDKDTKEVSYREVTATEDNCNRRGTTYEALAKLKPVMGEDKFITAGNASQLSDGASACVLMEAKDAERANLKPLGAFRGLAVAGCEPDEMGIGPVFAVPKLLARHGLKVEDIGLWELNEAFASQSIYCQEKLGIPSELLNVNGGAISIGHPFGMTGARLTGHVLIEGKRRGAKYAVVTMCIAGGMGAAGLFEIY, from the coding sequence ATGCGCGAAGCCGTCATCGTTTCCACCGCCCGCACCCCGCTCACCAAGGCGCACCGCGGTGAATTCAACATCACCCCGGGCCCCACGCTCGCGGCCTTCGCGGTGAAGGCGGCGGTCGAGCGCTCGGGCCTGGACCCCGCGCTGATCGAGGACGCGATCCTCGGCTGTGGCTACCCCGAAGGCACGACCGGGCGCAACATCGCGCGCCAGGCCATCATCCGCGCAGGCCTGCCGATCTCGATCGCCGGCACCACCGTCAACCGCTTCTGCGCCTCGGGCCTGCAGGCGATCGCCATGGCCGCGGGCCGCATCGTGGTGGACGGCGCGCCGGCCATGATCGCGGGCGGCGTCGAGAGCATCTCCCAGATCCGCGGCCGCAGCCCTGGCGACGGCGGCGACCTCACCATGGACCCGTGGATCGTCGAGCACAAGCCCGCGCTCTACATGGCCATGATCGAAACGGCCGACATCGTCGCCCAGCGCTACGGCATCAGCCGCGAGACGCAGGACCGCTTCTCGGCCGAGAGCCAGCGCAAGACCGAAGAGGCTCAACTGGCCGGACGCTACAGGGACGAGATCGTCGCCTGCACCACCACCATGGCCGTGACCGACAAGGACACCAAGGAAGTCAGCTACCGTGAGGTCACCGCCACCGAAGACAACTGCAACCGCCGCGGCACCACCTACGAGGCGCTCGCCAAGCTGAAGCCGGTGATGGGCGAAGACAAGTTCATCACCGCCGGCAACGCCTCGCAGCTGTCCGATGGCGCCTCGGCCTGCGTGCTGATGGAAGCGAAGGATGCCGAACGCGCCAACCTCAAGCCGCTGGGCGCATTCCGCGGCCTTGCGGTGGCCGGCTGCGAGCCCGACGAGATGGGCATCGGCCCGGTCTTCGCCGTGCCCAAGCTGCTCGCGCGCCACGGCCTCAAGGTCGAGGACATCGGCCTGTGGGAACTCAACGAAGCCTTCGCCTCGCAGTCGATCTACTGCCAGGAGAAGCTGGGCATCCCGTCGGAGCTGCTCAACGTGAACGGCGGCGCGATCTCCATCGGCCACCCCTTCGGCATGACCGGCGCGCGCCTCACGGGCCACGTGCTGATCGAGGGCAAGCGCCGCGGTGCGAAGTACGCGGTCGTCACGATGTGCATTGCCGGCGGCATGGGCGCGGCCGGCCTGTTTGAAATTTACTGA
- a CDS encoding acyl-CoA synthetase has protein sequence MTGNDKKINTGGAPFRPLLPVRSLADIRKLEETPLDEALTVRSTYEIFRNAGAAFGGKTALTFLRTGNPADAPIRWSYAELLARIHQTANMLHTLGVGPQDAVAVLLPGCLEYHLALWGGEAAGIVQPLNPLLTDEKLVALMTAGRAKVLIAYGSDSESGMWSKAMRLRGQVPTLTTVLRVAPHDEAPGAAGTLPEAGSGSTGALPGVADFDALRAAQPADRLVSGRDIAPTDIAAYFHTGGTTGAPKLARHSHGAQVFTAWASVQVAGMNEEGISINGYPLFHVAGVLPASLASLSAGMEVIIPTTSLLRNKEVLANYWKLVEKYRPTSLSAVPTVLAALANVPLNGADISSIGYCRTGAAVLSPELAARFERLFGLHVHESLGMTEMAGISTITPPGVDGPAGCVGFALPYMQMRIVALDENGNASERELPPGEQGMVLFKSPNLFSGFVDPADNAKAFTADGWLATGDLGWIDSDGRLNLSGRSKDLIIRSGHNIDPKVIEDALGAHPAVQLCAAVGAPDAYAGELPVVFATLVPGASATEDELLAFTAARVDEAPAKPKSVIVIEHMPMTNVGKIYKPELRAMAASRVVAAAVEQVCGELGVNAGAMPRVAHQGERLVQVRIDAAAVGALAAPLRQQIETALAPLPFKTQVLTE, from the coding sequence ATGACAGGCAACGACAAGAAGATCAATACGGGCGGCGCGCCGTTCCGCCCGCTGTTGCCGGTCCGCAGCCTTGCCGACATCCGCAAGCTCGAAGAGACGCCGCTCGACGAAGCGCTGACGGTTCGCAGCACCTACGAGATCTTCCGCAACGCGGGCGCGGCCTTCGGCGGCAAGACCGCGCTGACCTTTCTTCGCACCGGCAACCCGGCCGACGCGCCGATCCGCTGGTCGTACGCCGAGCTGCTCGCGCGCATCCACCAGACCGCGAACATGCTGCACACCCTGGGCGTGGGCCCGCAGGACGCGGTGGCGGTGCTGCTGCCGGGCTGCCTCGAATACCACCTCGCGCTCTGGGGCGGCGAGGCGGCCGGCATCGTGCAGCCGCTGAACCCGCTCTTGACCGACGAGAAGCTGGTGGCGCTGATGACCGCCGGCCGCGCCAAGGTGCTGATCGCCTACGGCTCGGACAGCGAATCGGGCATGTGGTCGAAGGCGATGCGCCTGCGCGGCCAGGTGCCGACACTGACCACGGTGCTGCGCGTGGCGCCGCACGACGAAGCGCCCGGCGCGGCCGGCACGCTGCCCGAAGCAGGATCGGGCAGCACTGGCGCGCTGCCGGGCGTGGCCGACTTCGACGCGCTGCGCGCCGCCCAGCCGGCCGACCGGCTCGTGAGCGGCCGCGACATCGCGCCCACCGACATCGCCGCCTACTTCCACACCGGCGGCACCACCGGCGCGCCAAAGCTCGCGCGCCACAGCCACGGCGCGCAGGTGTTCACGGCCTGGGCCAGCGTGCAGGTCGCGGGCATGAACGAAGAGGGCATCTCGATCAACGGCTATCCGCTGTTTCACGTGGCGGGCGTGCTGCCGGCCTCGCTGGCATCGCTCTCGGCGGGCATGGAAGTGATCATTCCGACGACCTCGCTGCTGCGCAACAAGGAGGTGCTCGCCAACTACTGGAAGCTGGTCGAAAAGTACCGGCCGACCTCGCTCTCGGCCGTGCCCACCGTGCTTGCCGCACTGGCGAACGTGCCGCTGAATGGCGCCGACATCTCGTCGATCGGCTACTGCCGCACCGGCGCCGCCGTGCTCTCGCCCGAGCTGGCCGCGCGCTTCGAGCGCCTGTTCGGCCTGCATGTGCACGAGAGCCTGGGCATGACCGAGATGGCCGGCATCTCGACCATCACGCCGCCGGGCGTGGACGGGCCCGCGGGCTGCGTCGGCTTTGCGCTGCCCTACATGCAGATGCGCATCGTCGCGCTCGACGAGAACGGCAACGCCAGCGAGCGCGAGCTGCCGCCCGGCGAGCAGGGCATGGTGCTGTTCAAGTCGCCCAACCTGTTCTCGGGCTTCGTCGATCCGGCCGACAACGCCAAGGCCTTCACCGCCGACGGCTGGCTCGCGACCGGCGACCTGGGCTGGATCGACAGCGACGGCAGGCTCAACCTCAGCGGCCGCTCGAAGGACCTGATCATCCGCAGCGGCCACAACATCGACCCGAAGGTGATCGAGGACGCGCTGGGCGCGCATCCCGCGGTGCAGCTGTGCGCCGCAGTGGGCGCGCCCGATGCGTATGCGGGCGAGCTGCCGGTGGTCTTCGCAACGCTGGTGCCGGGCGCCTCGGCCACCGAAGACGAACTGCTGGCCTTCACCGCCGCGCGCGTCGACGAGGCGCCGGCCAAGCCCAAGTCCGTGATCGTCATCGAGCACATGCCGATGACCAACGTCGGCAAGATCTACAAGCCCGAGCTTCGCGCGATGGCGGCGAGCCGTGTGGTGGCCGCGGCCGTCGAGCAGGTCTGCGGCGAGCTTGGCGTCAACGCAGGAGCCATGCCGCGTGTCGCCCATCAGGGAGAGCGCCTGGTGCAGGTTCGCATCGATGCCGCCGCCGTGGGCGCGCTTGCAGCCCCGCTGCGGCAGCAGATCGAAACGGCGCTGGCGCCACTGCCATTCAAGACCCAGGTGCTGACCGAATAG
- a CDS encoding TRAP transporter small permease, with protein sequence MTTPNESGPLLDAASPLPPDIEAADEPTRVPLAIEDWLTVIIMGALALITFANVLVRYFTDSSFAWTEEFSVFLMIMLALVAGSAAVARDRHIRIEYFSESGSMARRRRLAQFGALMIAILFTLIGALSIRMVWDDYRFDETTPGIGLPAWWYSIWLPIVSFAIALRAVGLMVRRGRKAYRNDTKNLGDKGDAS encoded by the coding sequence ATGACCACTCCCAACGAGTCCGGCCCCCTGCTGGACGCCGCCAGCCCCCTTCCCCCAGATATCGAAGCCGCCGACGAGCCCACCCGGGTGCCGCTCGCCATCGAAGACTGGCTCACCGTCATCATCATGGGCGCGCTGGCGCTCATCACCTTTGCCAACGTGCTGGTGCGCTACTTCACCGACTCTTCGTTCGCGTGGACCGAAGAGTTCTCGGTCTTCCTGATGATCATGCTGGCGCTGGTGGCCGGCTCGGCCGCGGTGGCGCGCGACCGGCACATCCGCATCGAATATTTTTCCGAGAGCGGCTCCATGGCGCGGCGCAGGCGGCTCGCGCAGTTCGGCGCGCTCATGATCGCCATCCTGTTCACGCTGATCGGCGCGCTCAGCATCCGCATGGTGTGGGACGACTACCGCTTCGACGAGACCACGCCGGGCATCGGCCTGCCGGCCTGGTGGTATTCGATCTGGCTGCCGATCGTGTCCTTCGCCATCGCGCTGCGCGCGGTGGGCCTGATGGTCCGCCGCGGCCGCAAGGCATACCGCAACGACACGAAGAACCTCGGCGACAAGGGCGACGCATCGTGA
- a CDS encoding acyl-CoA dehydrogenase family protein, whose amino-acid sequence MDLNFTPEEEAFRAEVRAFLADKLPARLSAKVSSGKILAKADMEEWHAILNERGWLANHWPEQYGGPGWTAVEKFIFEHECALAFAPRIVPFGVNMLGPVLIKYGNEAQKKHWLPRILNGDDWWCQGYSEPGAGSDLAAVKTSAVRGIDAEGDHYIVNGQKTWTTLGQHANMIFCLVRTNREAKKQEGISFLLIDMTSPGVEVRPIITLDGEHEVNEVFFSDVRVPAENLVGEENKGWTCAKYLLTYERTNIAGVGFSVAALEQLKGIAATQTKNGKPLAEDPAFAARMARVEIDLENMKTTNLRVIAAVAGGGVPGAESSMLKIRGTEIRQEISSLARRAMGVYGRPFVEEALHDGFDGETFGPAYASAAAARYFNNRKLSIFGGSNEIQKNIISKMILGL is encoded by the coding sequence ATGGACCTGAACTTCACCCCCGAAGAAGAAGCCTTCCGCGCAGAAGTGCGCGCCTTCCTCGCCGACAAGCTGCCCGCGCGGCTCTCGGCAAAAGTCAGCAGCGGCAAGATCCTCGCCAAGGCCGACATGGAGGAATGGCACGCCATCCTCAACGAGCGCGGCTGGCTCGCCAATCACTGGCCCGAGCAGTACGGCGGCCCGGGCTGGACGGCGGTGGAGAAGTTCATCTTCGAACACGAATGCGCGCTGGCCTTCGCGCCGCGCATCGTGCCCTTCGGCGTGAACATGCTCGGACCGGTGCTCATCAAGTACGGCAACGAGGCGCAGAAGAAGCACTGGCTGCCGCGCATCCTGAACGGCGACGACTGGTGGTGCCAGGGCTATTCGGAACCGGGCGCGGGCTCCGACCTGGCTGCCGTGAAGACCTCGGCCGTGCGCGGCATCGACGCCGAGGGCGACCACTACATCGTGAACGGCCAGAAGACCTGGACCACGCTGGGCCAGCACGCCAACATGATCTTCTGCCTGGTGCGCACCAACCGCGAGGCGAAGAAGCAGGAAGGCATCAGCTTTTTGCTGATCGACATGACGTCGCCCGGCGTCGAAGTGCGGCCGATCATCACGCTCGACGGCGAGCACGAGGTGAACGAAGTGTTCTTCTCCGACGTGCGCGTGCCGGCCGAAAACCTCGTCGGCGAAGAGAACAAGGGCTGGACCTGTGCCAAGTACCTCTTGACCTACGAGCGCACCAACATCGCGGGCGTGGGCTTCTCGGTGGCGGCGCTCGAACAGCTCAAGGGCATTGCCGCGACGCAGACGAAGAATGGCAAGCCGCTGGCCGAAGATCCGGCGTTTGCCGCACGCATGGCGCGTGTCGAGATCGATCTCGAGAACATGAAGACGACGAACCTGCGCGTGATTGCGGCCGTGGCCGGCGGCGGCGTGCCGGGTGCGGAGAGCTCGATGCTCAAGATCCGCGGCACCGAGATTCGCCAGGAGATCTCGTCGCTGGCACGCCGCGCGATGGGCGTCTATGGACGGCCTTTCGTGGAGGAAGCGCTGCACGACGGCTTCGACGGCGAGACCTTCGGTCCGGCCTACGCATCGGCTGCCGCCGCGCGCTACTTCAACAACCGCAAGCTGTCGATCTTCGGCGGCTCCAATGAAATCCAGAAGAACATCATTTCAAAAATGATTCTGGGTCTGTAA